From a single Mesotoga sp. Brook.08.105.5.1 genomic region:
- a CDS encoding AAA family ATPase, whose amino-acid sequence MDSGFQWVPFYEALADKLLDFRDKPGELFNVIKKLSSEQPLMEYLHFEREDWWGPRQYRIDPFSVMGVMNRRITDANRTLLAKVLGDEFGVKIPAPTQFAGIPVLDNRRSFFVGDDEMWNLFAHALKSADTNTFSNEFKEAFEKAVAVRMNGVAKITIGLFWIRPRVFMPLDGNSCKYIAKHYEISVPKDRCSGDEYVRILDSLKNELTKESPRPSFPEISHRAWTGIGPKPPRPPILKNSITAKNIILYGPPGTGKTYSAIQYAVAIVEEKSIAKVKAEDYGEVFSRYLKYKDDGIIAFTTFHQSFSYEEFIEGIRPVVSPEEKADTSSEIEYEIHDGIFKAFCDNAGNPVGEKADADLGIGKNPTVWKVSLEAAGDNPTRTECIENNHIRIGWDEYGENISDATDFGEHGGSNVLNAFYNKMQIGDIVLSCYSSKTIDAIGVVTGEPEWHNEYPNYKRMRNVRWLVKGINEDIVDLNGGRAMTLSTVYKLSVSVSDVLQMLRKLKSDLFKEEVKVPNRVFIIDEINRGNISKIFGELITLIESSKRIGASEQLRARLPYSGQNFGVPDNVYIIGTMNTADRSIALIDSALRRRFSFVEMQPNSTILKGVSVENINIAQMLDTINKRITVLLDREHTIGHSYLLPLRKSATIETLAEIFENSIVPLLQEYFYDDYEKIQLVLGDNKKTDDSTRFIVKKSDTIDLFGSAEIDFPEYYEVNREAFEMIEAYRQM is encoded by the coding sequence CGGGCGAACTATTCAACGTGATTAAGAAGCTTTCATCGGAGCAGCCACTGATGGAATACCTTCATTTCGAGCGAGAAGATTGGTGGGGGCCTCGACAATATCGGATCGATCCTTTCTCAGTTATGGGAGTAATGAATCGTCGAATAACAGACGCAAACAGAACCCTTCTGGCGAAAGTCCTTGGCGACGAGTTCGGAGTGAAAATCCCGGCGCCAACACAATTTGCGGGAATACCTGTTCTTGATAACAGACGGTCGTTCTTTGTTGGTGATGATGAAATGTGGAACCTTTTTGCTCACGCTTTGAAATCGGCCGATACAAATACCTTTTCTAACGAATTCAAAGAAGCATTCGAAAAGGCTGTCGCAGTTAGGATGAACGGAGTGGCGAAAATTACAATAGGGTTATTCTGGATTAGACCCAGAGTCTTTATGCCGCTTGACGGGAACTCCTGTAAGTACATAGCTAAGCACTATGAGATTAGCGTGCCAAAAGATCGTTGCAGTGGCGATGAATATGTAAGAATTCTTGATTCGCTGAAGAATGAACTTACTAAAGAGTCGCCTAGGCCATCGTTCCCAGAAATTTCACATAGAGCATGGACTGGAATCGGTCCTAAACCGCCCAGGCCACCAATACTCAAGAACTCAATAACTGCAAAGAACATTATACTTTACGGGCCCCCTGGAACGGGGAAAACCTACAGCGCTATTCAGTACGCCGTTGCTATTGTTGAGGAAAAATCTATTGCTAAAGTAAAGGCTGAGGATTACGGAGAAGTGTTCAGTCGCTATCTAAAATACAAAGACGATGGAATAATTGCTTTCACAACTTTCCACCAGTCTTTCAGCTACGAGGAGTTCATCGAGGGGATTCGTCCCGTTGTCTCCCCGGAAGAGAAAGCTGATACCAGTAGTGAAATTGAATACGAGATTCATGATGGGATTTTCAAGGCATTCTGCGATAATGCCGGGAACCCTGTCGGGGAAAAGGCAGACGCAGATTTGGGAATCGGGAAGAACCCAACAGTATGGAAGGTTTCTCTTGAAGCAGCAGGCGATAATCCCACTCGGACCGAGTGTATAGAGAATAACCACATTCGCATCGGATGGGACGAATACGGGGAGAACATATCAGATGCTACGGATTTTGGAGAGCACGGCGGAAGCAATGTTCTTAACGCCTTTTACAACAAGATGCAGATTGGCGATATCGTCCTTTCTTGCTATTCGAGCAAGACGATCGATGCTATCGGTGTTGTCACCGGCGAGCCGGAATGGCACAACGAATACCCTAATTATAAAAGGATGCGGAATGTTAGGTGGCTAGTAAAAGGGATTAACGAGGATATCGTCGACCTCAATGGTGGAAGAGCCATGACGCTTTCGACTGTGTACAAACTGTCTGTTTCCGTCTCGGATGTATTGCAGATGCTCAGAAAGCTGAAGTCAGATCTATTCAAAGAAGAAGTTAAGGTTCCAAACCGAGTCTTCATAATAGATGAGATTAACCGCGGCAATATTTCTAAGATCTTCGGGGAACTAATAACGCTGATTGAATCGTCGAAGCGTATAGGCGCAAGCGAGCAGCTACGCGCGAGACTGCCCTACTCCGGGCAGAATTTCGGTGTGCCTGATAATGTCTACATCATTGGAACCATGAACACTGCAGATCGTTCAATAGCGCTGATAGACTCCGCATTGCGCCGCAGGTTTAGCTTTGTGGAAATGCAGCCCAACTCAACGATACTAAAAGGCGTAAGTGTGGAGAACATCAACATCGCACAAATGCTCGATACGATTAACAAACGCATCACTGTGTTGCTCGATCGTGAGCATACGATCGGGCATTCCTATCTGCTCCCGCTTAGAAAAAGCGCGACTATTGAGACTCTTGCGGAGATTTTCGAAAACAGCATAGTTCCTCTCTTGCAGGAGTATTTCTACGATGACTATGAGAAGATCCAGCTCGTACTGGGAGACAACAAAAAGACAGATGATAGCACCCGCTTCATCGTGAAAAAGAGCGACACTATTGATCTGTTTGGTAGTGCCGAAATAGATTTCCCGGAGTATTACGAGGTGAACAGAGAGGCCTTCGAGATGATTGAAGCCTATAGGCAAATGTGA